The stretch of DNA CCAGTGTGCTGACGTCCTGCTTGACGCCCTCCAGGCCGACGAGGTCGTCCAGCTCGGCCAGCACGTCGCTGAGGGCCTCGGCCGCGGTCTCCCGAGTGCCGGGCGCTGGAGGCGGGGCGCCCCGGTGCGCGGTGGGGGCGCCCTGGACGGAGGCCGGCGCCTGGGCCCCGTCGTCCGTGGGGAGGGTGCTGGACGCCACCTTCTCGACCCGGCACGACTCGAAGACGGGCTCCGCGCCTTCGGCGAGCTTCAGATCCTCGTCGGTGTCGTGGATGTGGCAGCCCCGCAGCAGCGGGGTGGCTCCGCTGCCGACGTAGACGGCGGGGAAGCCGGTCGCGCTGATGTCGCACTCGTCGAAGCGGCCCGCGGAGCCGTCGGCCAGGTAGAGGCCGTTCTTGGCGCTGTCGGTGACGACGAGGCCCCGCACCCGGGGCGTGGCGCGCTCGCGTACGACCAGCGCGGTGCCCCGCGCGTCGGTGACGGAGCAGTCGGAGAGCCACACGGAAGCGCGTTGCCCGATGAGGATGCCTTCCGCGCCTGTGGTGGCGATCCGTGTGTCGACGACGAGTGCCGCGGTGTCGGCGCCGATGTCGATCCCCACTCCCGCGCACACGCTCACTTCGCAGTCCTCGATGAGCGGACGGTGTTCGGTGGTGAGGCCGATGCCGGTCTCCGCCCGGCCGATGCGGCAGCCACGGGCCGTCAGGTCACCGCCGTCGGCCATCAGCGCGCAGAGCCCGGTGTCTTCGACGGAGGTGTTCTCCACGGTCAGTACGGCCTGCTCGGTGACGCGCAGGCCGTGTTCCGGGGTGCCACGGATCTCGCTGTCGCGCACGGTCAGCCGGCCGGAGCCGCCGACGTGGACGGCGGTGTAGGCGGCCTCGGTGACGGCGCATCCGACCAGCGTGACGCGGGTCGTCTCCGAGGTGTAGACGCCGTTGGCGCCGGCCCGGACGAACGCGCCGTCACGCACGTCGACGTGCGCGTCGCCGCTCGCCGCGAGGCCGGTGCCGACCGTGTCGTGGGTGGTACTGCCCTCCAGCCGTACGCGGGCGTCCCCGCCCACGACGATGCCGGCGGCGCGCACATCGCTGATCCGGCAACCCATGACGGACGCGACGGCCCGGCCCGTGACATGGACACCGCCCTTCGCCGTACGCGCCACCTCGCAGTCGTGGAGGGCGACGCCGTGCTCGCCACCGGCCGAGGTCAGGCCGTCCGAGGCGCCGCCCGCCGTCGCGGAGCGGTTGTCGGCACCGGCGTTGCCGGTGATGACGACGCCTTCGGCGGCGCTGTCACCGATGTGACAGGAGCGGAGGGAGGGCCGGGCGGTGTCGTCGACGGCGACGGCCGCGGCCCCGGTGTGCGTCACCTCGCAATTCTCGAAGGTGCCGCGGGCGAAGCCTCGGACGTGGATGCCGTGTCCGCCGGTACGGGTCACCGTGATCCGGCGGAGAGCCGGGGCGGCGCCGTGGTCCACGAGAATCCCAGTGGCGTCGATGTCGCTGACCTCGGTGCTCTCGACCACCGCTCGGCTGTCACCGCCGAAATGCAGACCGATGTCGCCGGTGTGGTGAATCCTGCAACCGCGCAGGGTGGGCGCCGCGGTTCCGGCGATCTGGAGGTGGCCACCGGTGACTTCACAGTCGTCGATCAGTATCGTGCCCGCGGTGACCGCGATGGCGGGCTCGGCACTCCGGCTCTCGATCACCAGCCCCCGTACGGTCCCGCTCGCGCCGTGCACGGTGAGCGCCGGGCCCCGGGCACCGACGATCCGTACCGTACCCGGCCCCTTCTCCGCCACGAGGGTGATGTCCCGGTCCAGGACGACGCTCTCGGTGTAGGTGCCCGGCTGGATCGACACCAGTGCGCCCGGTTCGGCTTCGCGCACGGCGGCCACGACGGTTCTGTACCCGCCCCAGCCGCGGGTCGCGACGCGGAGCGCGTTCGTCATCGGCCCGCCGATCGGTAGGGGCGCCGCACACGCCGGTGGGGTTCCCTCACGTGGCGCTGCAGCTCAGTCGCACCTGCGCGGCCGCGGCGTGGGCGTTCGCGGCCGCGGAGCCCTCCTTCGCGCCGGCGTCGACCAGTTTCAGCGACACCTTGCCGGTGGTGACATCGAAGGGTTTGTTCGTGACCCAGGTGCCCTGCTTGGAGACCTGGTGGACGAGGTAGCCGCCCTGCGATGCGGCTTTTGAGCCGTAAGGGTACTCGGTCCCGTAATAGTAGTAATAGGCGGGATCGCCTCCGACTCGCGAGCGGCCGGAGCCGGTGGGGATGTACGTGGAAATACGGCATGACGCTTCAGTGAATTTCGCGCTGAAATCAAACTGCCAGAGTGCGAAACGACTGCTGTCGTAAGCGGCGGCATGCCCTGACACGGGGATGGAGAGAAAACCGCCTGCGCAGCCGTCACCGGTATAGCCGCCGCGGTCCGACGCGGTCCAGCCGGTCGCTGCGCCGCCCTCTGAAGCCGTGTAGTAACCGTAGGCCGTGAAAGTGGCCGTCGACTTGCGCGTGGAGCACGTCGGGCCCGCGACGGCCGTCCACTTGGAGCCCGTACCGGCGGGGAGCGCGGCGCTTTTATCCGTACCGGAGCCCGGATCGACGGCCGTTACCTGACTCGGCTTCGGGTCGGGACCCCAGCCCAAGGCGCCCGCCACCACGGCACCGAGCGCCATGACGAGTATTGCCCCGATCCCCAGGGTGAGCATCCGCTTGCCGGATCGGCCCACCGGGTCCTCCGGCCGCACGTTTTCGGCGAACGCCGTGGTGAAGCCGTGCCAGTCCTCGTCGATCATGCCTGGGTGACGCTCCTCGCCGATCCGGATCGGGTTCCCGCGCGGAGGCGGATGGGCCTCGCGTTTTTGTCGGCACCTCACAGACAAGGTGACCGCACCCGATAGCAATACAAATTTACTAAGAGATTACCGACTGGCCAACGAAGCGACCGATGCGTACACCTGGCGCTTCATCAGGTGCGCAGGTGCGCCGACACCTACCGATACGATTGGTGGTGGTATGCAATTTCCAACGGTAGATTACGCGGCGCGGCCAGGAGGATTTTCCGGCCTCCGGGAGCCCCGTGCACCGCACGAGACTCGCAGGAGCGAAATGTCCCCCATGTTGGACATTGCAATTGTCGAGCATCACAATCTCGTACGCCGCGGGCTGGTCGATCTGGTCTCGGAGGCCTCGGACGGTCCGCTGCTGCGGGTCGTCAGTGTGGTGGCCGAGCCCTGGCAACTGGATCCGGCCGCGCCGGCCCCCGACGTGATCATCCTGGGTCCTTCCCCCGTGGCGGAGAAGGACCTCCCGGATACCGTCGCCGAACTCGCGCCGCGCGGACGGATACTGGTGGTCTCGGACTTCACCGGAGCCCCCCGCGTGGCCGGTGCGCTGCGCGCGGGCGCGTACGGCTGTGTGTCCCGTCGCGTCGATGACGAAGAACTTCTGCTCGCTGTCCGTACGGTGGCCAGAGGTGGGCTTCATGTCTCGCCGGGACTCGCTCCCAAACTCCATGCCGAGCTGGGACAGTCCACCACCGCGTCGCTTCCCGCTCTCGCCCGCCGCGAGAGGGAGACACTCGGCTGGCTCGCGTCGGGGCTGACCCATGGCCAGATAGCCCGGCGTATGGATCTCACGGAAGCCACGGTCAGCACGTACGTGAAGCGCATCAAGAACAAGCTCAACGTCGGAAACAAGGCCGACCTCACCAGAAAAGCGATCGAGCTCGGGCTGCTCCATGACGGCGCCGCGTAGCCGCGCTCCGGGCGCACTCACGCGGGGCCGGCCATGAGCAAGGGCCTGTTTCCGGCTTTCCGTGAACCGTCCCACAGGGCCGGGGCGCCGTGCGGCGGAGCCCCCGGCGGATCGCGGTCCGCGACGGTGGTCGCCGTTCACATGTGCCGACCGAGGTCGAGGAGCCAGTCGGCCAGACCGAGCGTCCCCGCCGTCAGCGCGACACTGACGCCTGCCAGCACCGTGCCGAGTCCCGTCAGCCACTGCGGGCGCCTCATGGGCGGCAGCTCGGGGCGTCGCACCGCCCGCCGGAATCCGTAGATGAGCAGCGCGGCGGCTGTCACTCCGCCGTAGAGCGGTCCGGCGTAGGCCGGCCACCCGAAATGCCCCGAGCCGACGAGCAGCAGCGCGAACAGTCCGACCACACCGGCGAGCCCGACCGGCACCACCTCCGCGACCAGACGCACCGCCCCGGCGCGCAGCAGCAGCGCGAGGCCGAGGCAGCCCGCCGCCCCCGCGGCGTAGGCCGATCGTGAGTCGGCGAGCACGACCAGAGTGGTCGCCAGTACCGCGGCGAGGGCACCACTCCAGAGCACCAGCAGGACTGTGGCGGAACGCACGGCCGCCGCGACCGTGTCCTCGGTCCGTGAAGCGGGTCTCCGCGCTTCTGCCCGCCGGCTGACGAAGGCCACGATGCGGCCCACCAGTGCGGGCGCGACCGTCAGCAGCCCGAACGCGACGACGGCGACGACCGCCGCCGATTGGACGGTGTCCGCCTTCATCCAGGCCAGAAAGCAGCCCAGCACGGCCGCGACCACTGCCCCGACCAGCACGGCGGCCGTGGCCACACCGGGCGCTCCGGCGTACGCCAGGAACGCGCCGACCAGGGCGCCGACGACGAGGGCGCAGGTGGTGAGACCGGCCGAGGTCATGGGCGCGTGCGGGCCGTCCATCCGCTCGCCCCAGTTCGTGGCGGCCAGGGTCTGGGCGACCAGCGCCAGGACCGGCACCGCGCACAGCGCCAGCGCCGCGCTCAGTGCCCGCGGCAGCCGCCACGCGCGCTCCGCCGCGATCCATGCCAGGCCCGGCAGTACGAGGCCGGCCGCCAGGGCCTCGGCGGCCAGTGCACCGGGGCTCACCTGGTCCCGTACAGCGACCACGATCAGAGTGGCGACGAGCCAGCCGAGTCCGAGTACCGTCAGGGCGATGGTCCGGGTGCGGGCGTTCCAGTGATGGTCGAGGGGGCCTTGGGCCGCCTGGGCGACCTGTTCACCGACATCGCGGACGACCGGTTCTGTGTACTCGTCGGCGATCATGTCGCGCAGGTAGAGGACTTGGCCGTCGACGATGCCCAGCTCGGTCAGCGACCACTCGGGGGCGAACGGTTCGGTCGTCTCCGTGGCCAAGGACCACGCCGACGGCATGATGTCCGCTTCCTCCTGCTCGCACAGGCGGGCCAGGGTGCCGACGTACGAGGCGATCGGGGCCCCCGCGGGTACCGCGAGATCCACCTGGCGACGCTCACCGACAACGGTGATGCGGCAGTGCTCATCCACGACAGTGCTTCCTTATGGCGTGCGGAACAAAAAGTTGCGTGCTGCCGCACGTGACACCGCGGCCGGCTCGATCGGGCCGGGTGTCGGACAGTCCGGCAGCGGGTCGTCTCTCCGCAGGCCCTTACCGGCCGCCCGCCCGGGTGGTGAGGGGGCGGAGGGTCACTTGTGCTGCCACGTCTTGGTGTTCGCCCACTCCGCCTCGGAGTAGTTGGCCCAGTTGATGTTCATGGCGTGGGCGATCTGGCCGAGCACTCCGTCCGGGCCGAACAGTCCGTTCGCGGCGAAGTTCCACTCCTGCTGCAGTCCTTCGTAGTACGTGGCCGCGCTGCCGGTCCAGGTTTCCTGGATGGGCTGGAGCAGCGCGATGAGCTTGCTCAGCTCTTCCGTGATCTGCGTGGACACACCGCCGACGTACGTGCCCGCGGCAGCGAGTTCCTGCTTGACCAGGATGCTTGAGTTATCGATGTTCGACACACGTGCTCCTCTGACGTCGTGCGGCGGGCACAACGGCGATGTGATCAGGTGAGGTTCGCCGACGGCAACCCGGCCTGGATGGCCTTGATCGAGTTGAGGTTGGCCTGCTCGGACTCGGAGTAGTTGACGTAGTTGCCGCGCAGTCCGCTGCCGATGTCGGTCAGTGCCTCGTGAAGCATCTTCGAGTACACGTCGTACTCCTGCATGAGGTTCTGGAACGTCACCGCGGCGACGCCCTGCCAAGAGGCCTCCAGATTGACCACATACGTTCGCAATGTCGCCAACTGCGTCGCGACCTCGGTCGCTGTGGCATCGCAAGAGGCCGCGGCGAACGAGACCTCGGCCGGTGTTACCTGATACTCGGACAACTGCCCGCCCTCCCTCTGGGCCGCCTACACCCGTCGTCGTCATAGTCCCATCAGCGCGTCGAGCGCAGCAGTCCCCGTTCTGGTGTCCCGGTCCGACGGCCGGTGCCGGAGGGCCTGTCCGTGCCCTGGTCCGGTGCGCTCGCGATGGCCTCCGTCACCACCACCCGCCGGCCGGCCCGACACGGTCCGATCAGGCGCCGCCCCGGCCGTAGACGCGGCAGGACAAGCGGTCCGCGCTGGGCGGGGCGTCGGAACGCGACCAGTCGCTCACATCGACGGCAAGGACGAGCCGGTCGTCGGCGGCCTTGAGCTGCGGCAGCACCGCCAGCGCCCGCCGCAACCCGTCCGCGTCGGCCTTCGGTGAACCCCAACTCCTGGCCAACTCAACCTGATCGGTGCCGTGGCGGAGCTTCGCTCCGTCCAGGGCCGGACGCAACACTCGGGACGTCATGCACCAGCAACGACGGCAAGGTCCGTGGTCCAACACTGCGAACCACTGGCGAGCTCGCATCGCGCCACCACGGCAGTCCCGTGTCCGTCCTGTGTCTGCTCCGGCTTCCGGACCCCACTGCCGAATCTCTCGGGACGCGCGCCGTAGCTGACGCCGTTTACCGAGGGAGGACCGGTACTGCGGACTGCGGCACTACTTGTGAACCGGCGTCGACGGGTACGTCGGAAGATGTCAACAGCGGACGGGGCGCCGGCGGCGCGGATCCGGTGGTCAATCCGCGCGGCAGGACGCGTCCTTCGTGGGCATCTCGCCCTCGACGAGGTAGCGCGTGGTGGTGTTCAACGCGCAGGAGTTCCGGCCCAGGACGTAGACACCGTGCCCGCTGTCGTCGACGCTGATCAGCCGGGCGCGGTCGCCGAACTTCTCCCGCAGCATCTTCCCGCCCAGGTGCGGCGTCGACGCGTCCCGCCGGTTCTGTAGGAGCAGCACGTTGCGCGGGCCTTCGGCGTCGACCTCCACGGGCGGTTCAGCGGGGGTGTACGGCCAGAAGGCGCAGGGGGTGATGTTGGCGGTGGCGGCGCCGTACAGCGGGTAGCGTTCGCGGTCCTCGGCGACGCCTTGCCGGTAGGTGTTGATGTCGTCGGGCCACTCGGCGTCGTTACAGGTGACGGCGAGGAACACGGTCAGGGCGTTGTCGGTCGGCGACAGCGCGCCGTCCGCCGTTTCACCGGTGGCGGCCGTCAGACCGCGGGCCGCGGCCTCGTCGCCTTCGCGCAGCGTCTGCCAGGTCTGCGCCAGCGTGGGGCGACCGTGGCCTTCGACCCCACCACCCCGATGCTGTCCATCGACCTCTCCCGCCTCAGCGGCTCCGGCGACGACACCGCCCTCGTCCTCGCCATGACCCGCGCTTCGGCATGGATGGAGAGCGCACTCGCCGACCCCGACGGCGGCCGACGCTGGGTGATCCACGACGAGGCATGGCGCCTGATGCGCCACGTCGGCCTCCTGGAGCGCACGCAGTCACAGTGGAAACTCTCCCGCGGCCTCGGCATCGCCAACCTGATGGTCATCCACCGCCTCAGCGACCTGCTCAGCGCAGGCGACGCAGGCTCCCGCGGCCGGGCCCTGGCCGAAGGCCTCCTCGCCGACTGCTCCACCCGCATCATCTACCGCCAGGAACCCGACCAACTCTCCGCCGCCGCATCCCTGCTCGGCCTCACCGGCGTCGAAACCCAGGCCGTATCCGCCCTGACCAAGGGCCGGGGCCTATGGAAAGTCGCGGGCCGAAGGATGGAGCCGCCGCCCGGCCTCCCCGAAGCCCATGGCGAACCGACACGGCAGCCCTGTGGTGCGTCGTACAGGCGGCGATCGACGCCGATCCCCCGGAGAAGACCCGGTCGAGGTGGGATCAGGGGACGATGGGTGTCTGCCAGGGCGAGGCACTCCCGGAACCGCCCTGGGTGTGGATGGTTGCCGCGCGCCCCTTGTAGTTGAGGTAGCGGCCCGTTGACTTGTTGAGGATGTGGACGCCGTGCGGGGTGTCCTTGGGCGACCACCGCTGCTTGAGGTTGCCGGTGTCGCAGGGTTCGGTGACCATCTGCTTGTCCCGGTCGGCGGCGCAGCGGCCGGTCCCCTGGTTACGCATGTGGAAGAACCTGCCTGCTGTGATCCATTCCCAACGCTGACGGGCGCTGGAGGGGTCGCAGGTCTGGAAGTAGGTCCGACCCGCGCGGCTGCTGCCGACGCACCGGTTGTCGAAGTCGGGGCTTTGGGTTCGGAGCATGGTGATCTGCCCAGCACTGGGTGCTGCTGCCGCGGGTCCGGCACTGGGCACGGCGAACGTGAACGCGAGGACGGCTGTGGTGGCCAGACCACGGTAAGTCGTAGGCAGCATCGGGGACTCCCTCTCGATCGATGGGCTACTGCTGGCGCTCGCAGTCAACCGGGACACGGCCGGGTCGAACGGGTCCGGCGCGGCGAAGTCACCCGATCGCACACGACCTACAACCGACGCGAGAGGGATGGGCGGCGGCATGGTGCCCGCCCCCAGCGACCGAGCCGGATCGCCGCCTCACTCCTGTCACTCCCGTCACTCCCCCCGCCCCCGGCACTCACAGGGGATGTGACACGGCGTGCGACCCTGACTCGGCCTCATACGCCTGCCCTCCCTTCTGCCGCAGGAGGCGGATCGACGGCTCTGATCATTCCGGCGAGTTCCGCGGCAGCCGGCCGGTCGTCGGCGTGGCCCAGGAGGACCGGGCGCAGCGTGTCTCGCATCGCGGGCCACCGTGTGCAGTCGTCCAGGGGAAGACGTCGGCCGGCGATGACGGCGTGGAGTTCGGCGCAGGTGAGCTGTGTCGGGTCGATCCCCTCCGCCCGGTAGTCGAGCGGCCAACGGCCCGTGACGCAGGCCCAGAGAGTTCCGGCCAAGGCGTAGACGTCTGCGGCGGCGGTCGGGGTCACGGGGTGCTGGGCGAGAGCGAGTCGGGCCGAGAGTTCGGGGGCGACGAGGTGGGGTATGCCACCCCGGAAAGCGCCGTCAGGGGCGGACCCCGGCCGCAGCGCCCAGGAGAGGTCGATCAGCCTGACCCCGTCATCGGTGAGGATGCCGTGGTCGGGTTGCAGGTCGCTGTGGACCCACCCCAGAGCGTGCAGTGCCGCTACGGCCCGGCACAGGCCGTCGGCCGCCTCCAGTACCCCGCCCCGGTCCGGCCCGCCCTCGCGCACCGGCCGGAAGACCTCCCACGTGGACGGGCCGGAGAGCCACGGGGTCACGAACCACCCCACGTCATCGTCCTGCCCGGAGACCACTCGGTAGCCGGGCAGGAGACGCAGTGCCTCCGCTTCCCGCGCGGTCACCGTCCGCACCTCCCCGTACCCGGCCTTCACCGCCACGGATGTTCCGGCGTGAACGGTGGCCTTCCACACCGCGGCTCCACGCCGGTGGGTGACCTCCGCGAGCCCTACCGGCCCGCCGCAGGCCTCCTCGGCCGCCGCCCGCGCACGTGTGGGGCAGCACGGGAACGGGCCCGTGGACGAGCCGTCATCCCAAGGCGCTCCGCCCAGATGGTGGCTGGCCTCTTCGAACGGCTCGGCCATTCTCTGCCTGCTCTCCCGTGGTAGCCGATGGGTGGGTGAGAGTCGTACCCGAAGTCCGGCCGGAACCCGTGTCCGCCCGCAAGTGGGGGGCTGGGATCCGGGAGCTGAGCAGTCGGCCTGGACGGGTCCAGCGAAGGCAGCCGGGCGGGCGGTGAGGGGCGGGCGGTGAGGGGCGTCCACCTCGATCATCGGCACCCGCGGAAACCTGCCGGAGAAAGCGGCCGGCCAACCGCACCGGTGGATCGTCGCTCTGACGGCGGCAAACCATTCTCATGCGGGCCGGTGCGCCCACAGGGGTGGGTGACCCGCTCCTGTCCTCAGCGGGCGCCGCCTTGTTCAGCCCCGGGCCGCGCGGTGCGCGCGGTTGGTCCCGAGCCGCTCGGTGCCCGCGCAGAGCGGCTGTTCAGGCGGACGGCCCGAAGGGACCGATCAGCCAGTTGCCCGGAGCGTCGACGTCGGCGCTGAGGTAGAACTCGGTGATCGCCGTGCGGAACTCCGCGTGGCTGATCGTACCGTCCCCATCCCGGTCGAGCCTGGTGAACGCCTCGCCGGAATGCTCCTGCGGGATCCCCAGCGAGGTGTACATGCGGACGTACTCGTCGCGGTTCAACACCCCGTCGCCATCGGTGTCGAGCGCCTTCACCAGCGCGTCGGCGATCGCGAGGACGGCGCTCTCGAAGTGCTGTGGAGAGGTGATGTTGGCCTCCATCACGGCGATGAACTCCTGCCGGGAGACCTGCCCGTCCCCATCGGTGTCGCCGTGCTTGACCAGGAGGCGCCACATCTCCTCGAAGGCGTCCCGCATGGCGGTGACATTCGCGTCGTCGCCGTCCGCGGCCAGACCGGTGAACAGCCCGGCCATGCTGCGGAGATCGCCGCGGGTGAGCTGCCCGTCCCCGCCCTGGTCGATCCAGTCGAAGAGGATGCTGAACTTCTGGCTCTTCACAGCACTGGTCATGTGGTCTCCTCGCTCCCGAAGCAGCGCACGCCCAAGCGCCGCGACCTTGAAGAAGGCTAGGAACAAGGCGACCAGAAAACCACAACTACGGGGAAA from Streptomyces tsukubensis encodes:
- a CDS encoding RICIN domain-containing protein, with the translated sequence MLPTTYRGLATTAVLAFTFAVPSAGPAAAAPSAGQITMLRTQSPDFDNRCVGSSRAGRTYFQTCDPSSARQRWEWITAGRFFHMRNQGTGRCAADRDKQMVTEPCDTGNLKQRWSPKDTPHGVHILNKSTGRYLNYKGRAATIHTQGGSGSASPWQTPIVP
- a CDS encoding WXG100 family type VII secretion target, producing the protein MSEYQVTPAEVSFAAASCDATATEVATQLATLRTYVVNLEASWQGVAAVTFQNLMQEYDVYSKMLHEALTDIGSGLRGNYVNYSESEQANLNSIKAIQAGLPSANLT
- a CDS encoding protein kinase family protein yields the protein MAEPFEEASHHLGGAPWDDGSSTGPFPCCPTRARAAAEEACGGPVGLAEVTHRRGAAVWKATVHAGTSVAVKAGYGEVRTVTAREAEALRLLPGYRVVSGQDDDVGWFVTPWLSGPSTWEVFRPVREGGPDRGGVLEAADGLCRAVAALHALGWVHSDLQPDHGILTDDGVRLIDLSWALRPGSAPDGAFRGGIPHLVAPELSARLALAQHPVTPTAAADVYALAGTLWACVTGRWPLDYRAEGIDPTQLTCAELHAVIAGRRLPLDDCTRWPAMRDTLRPVLLGHADDRPAAAELAGMIRAVDPPPAAEGRAGV
- a CDS encoding EsaB/YukD family protein; this translates as MDEHCRITVVGERRQVDLAVPAGAPIASYVGTLARLCEQEEADIMPSAWSLATETTEPFAPEWSLTELGIVDGQVLYLRDMIADEYTEPVVRDVGEQVAQAAQGPLDHHWNARTRTIALTVLGLGWLVATLIVVAVRDQVSPGALAAEALAAGLVLPGLAWIAAERAWRLPRALSAALALCAVPVLALVAQTLAATNWGERMDGPHAPMTSAGLTTCALVVGALVGAFLAYAGAPGVATAAVLVGAVVAAVLGCFLAWMKADTVQSAAVVAVVAFGLLTVAPALVGRIVAFVSRRAEARRPASRTEDTVAAAVRSATVLLVLWSGALAAVLATTLVVLADSRSAYAAGAAGCLGLALLLRAGAVRLVAEVVPVGLAGVVGLFALLLVGSGHFGWPAYAGPLYGGVTAAALLIYGFRRAVRRPELPPMRRPQWLTGLGTVLAGVSVALTAGTLGLADWLLDLGRHM
- a CDS encoding EF-hand domain-containing protein, which codes for MTSAVKSQKFSILFDWIDQGGDGQLTRGDLRSMAGLFTGLAADGDDANVTAMRDAFEEMWRLLVKHGDTDGDGQVSRQEFIAVMEANITSPQHFESAVLAIADALVKALDTDGDGVLNRDEYVRMYTSLGIPQEHSGEAFTRLDRDGDGTISHAEFRTAITEFYLSADVDAPGNWLIGPFGPSA
- a CDS encoding WXG100 family type VII secretion target, which translates into the protein MSNIDNSSILVKQELAAAGTYVGGVSTQITEELSKLIALLQPIQETWTGSAATYYEGLQQEWNFAANGLFGPDGVLGQIAHAMNINWANYSEAEWANTKTWQHK
- a CDS encoding right-handed parallel beta-helix repeat-containing protein, with the protein product MTNALRVATRGWGGYRTVVAAVREAEPGALVSIQPGTYTESVVLDRDITLVAEKGPGTVRIVGARGPALTVHGASGTVRGLVIESRSAEPAIAVTAGTILIDDCEVTGGHLQIAGTAAPTLRGCRIHHTGDIGLHFGGDSRAVVESTEVSDIDATGILVDHGAAPALRRITVTRTGGHGIHVRGFARGTFENCEVTHTGAAAVAVDDTARPSLRSCHIGDSAAEGVVITGNAGADNRSATAGGASDGLTSAGGEHGVALHDCEVARTAKGGVHVTGRAVASVMGCRISDVRAAGIVVGGDARVRLEGSTTHDTVGTGLAASGDAHVDVRDGAFVRAGANGVYTSETTRVTLVGCAVTEAAYTAVHVGGSGRLTVRDSEIRGTPEHGLRVTEQAVLTVENTSVEDTGLCALMADGGDLTARGCRIGRAETGIGLTTEHRPLIEDCEVSVCAGVGIDIGADTAALVVDTRIATTGAEGILIGQRASVWLSDCSVTDARGTALVVRERATPRVRGLVVTDSAKNGLYLADGSAGRFDECDISATGFPAVYVGSGATPLLRGCHIHDTDEDLKLAEGAEPVFESCRVEKVASSTLPTDDGAQAPASVQGAPTAHRGAPPPAPGTRETAAEALSDVLAELDDLVGLEGVKQDVSTLVKVMQMVRQRVEAGLAAPPLSRHLVFAGNSGTGKTTVARLYGRVLAAVGLLSRGHLVEADRGSLVGEYVGHTAPKTTAAFRKALGGVLFIDEAYALTPAGQGVDYGREAIATLVKLMEDHREDVVVIVAGYPDEMEHFIDANPGLASRFTRTLEFEDYDAGELAHIVEWNARHYEYGLPEETRDALRGYFAGLVRDERFGNGRTARQAFQRMTERHAQRVGELVAPSTDDLTTLLPEDLPTPR
- a CDS encoding LuxR C-terminal-related transcriptional regulator, with translation MLDIAIVEHHNLVRRGLVDLVSEASDGPLLRVVSVVAEPWQLDPAAPAPDVIILGPSPVAEKDLPDTVAELAPRGRILVVSDFTGAPRVAGALRAGAYGCVSRRVDDEELLLAVRTVARGGLHVSPGLAPKLHAELGQSTTASLPALARRERETLGWLASGLTHGQIARRMDLTEATVSTYVKRIKNKLNVGNKADLTRKAIELGLLHDGAA
- a CDS encoding alpha/beta hydrolase, which translates into the protein MFLAVTCNDAEWPDDINTYRQGVAEDRERYPLYGAATANITPCAFWPYTPAEPPVEVDAEGPRNVLLLQNRRDASTPHLGGKMLREKFGDRARLISVDDSGHGVYVLGRNSCALNTTTRYLVEGEMPTKDASCRAD